Proteins encoded within one genomic window of Rhizobium bangladeshense:
- a CDS encoding IclR family transcriptional regulator has protein sequence MEIDESDRYRAPALDKGLDILELLAGVDSGLTQAEIAKRLDRSPNEFYRMLDRLVRRGYVTRLDGDRYSLTLKLFGLAQLHAPVRRLASYATPLMRDLAQRTRQANHLAVFDRGAAVVIAQQEAPDYWGFSIRIGAHISLFDTGSGHVLLAFRSDEEREMMISEHVRNRADIELGVEFYDRLDQIRERGYEMMASAQTSGVYNLSAPVLGPDRRCIAALTCPFIALVNAPSAPDITQTITLVQKAAAELSQLAGADVAHSNL, from the coding sequence ATGGAGATCGACGAGTCAGACCGCTATCGGGCCCCTGCCCTCGACAAGGGCCTCGATATCCTCGAACTGCTCGCCGGCGTCGACAGCGGCCTCACCCAGGCGGAAATCGCCAAGCGGCTCGACCGCAGCCCCAATGAATTCTATCGCATGCTCGACCGTCTGGTGCGTCGCGGTTACGTCACCCGGCTGGATGGCGATCGTTATTCGCTGACGCTGAAGCTCTTCGGGCTTGCGCAACTGCATGCGCCGGTGCGCCGGCTCGCCTCCTACGCCACGCCGCTGATGCGCGACCTCGCCCAGCGCACGCGCCAGGCCAATCATCTCGCTGTCTTCGATCGCGGGGCCGCCGTCGTCATCGCCCAGCAGGAGGCGCCGGATTATTGGGGGTTCTCGATCCGCATCGGCGCCCATATCAGCCTGTTCGATACCGGTTCTGGGCATGTGCTGCTCGCCTTCCGCAGCGATGAGGAGCGGGAGATGATGATATCGGAACATGTGCGCAACCGCGCAGATATCGAGCTCGGCGTCGAATTCTACGATCGTCTCGATCAGATCCGCGAGCGCGGCTACGAGATGATGGCGAGCGCTCAGACATCCGGCGTCTACAATCTGTCGGCGCCCGTTCTCGGGCCGGATCGGCGTTGCATCGCCGCCCTCACCTGCCCGTTTATCGCTCTTGTCAATGCGCCGTCCGCTCCCGACATTACCCAGACGATCACGCTGGTGCAGAAGGCGGCCGCCGAGCTTTCACAACTTGCTGGCGCCGACGTCGCTCACTCCAACCTTTGA
- a CDS encoding helix-turn-helix domain-containing protein, which produces MKEEPHAVDVHVGKTIRIQRLLRKVSQTELGDRVGVTFQQIQKYEKGSNRVSASMLVEIAGALNVDVRTFFDDLSTPVTANDNPAPSEEFVISREGVLLNAAFFSIKNEALRKKILKLVQAIAHTEQVDGEAAE; this is translated from the coding sequence ATGAAAGAAGAACCGCACGCAGTGGATGTTCATGTGGGAAAGACGATCCGCATACAGCGTCTGCTGCGCAAAGTTTCGCAGACGGAATTGGGCGATCGTGTCGGCGTAACGTTTCAGCAGATCCAGAAATACGAAAAAGGCTCCAACCGCGTTTCCGCCAGCATGCTGGTTGAAATAGCCGGTGCGCTCAATGTCGACGTCAGGACGTTTTTCGACGACCTGTCTACCCCTGTTACGGCTAACGACAACCCCGCTCCCAGCGAGGAATTCGTTATTTCGCGCGAGGGTGTCCTCCTGAATGCGGCGTTCTTCTCGATCAAAAACGAAGCGCTTCGCAAGAAGATCCTGAAGCTTGTCCAGGCAATCGCTCACACCGAACAGGTCGACGGTGAAGCGGCCGAATAG
- a CDS encoding amidohydrolase family protein produces MLIDTHLHIIDRSALSYPWLSGVPALDHDFPYETYAVEARRCGITTALHMEVDVDPAIMQAETDHVASIAKRQGSLIAGAIVSCRPEEVGFAAYLERQKADPFVKGFRRVLHVVPDTVSEGALFRENIRRIGGSGLTFDLCTLPHQAGRVVALVDLAPDVQFVLDHCGVPDIRSDAFQPWKAGISEIARRPNVICKVSGVVAYADAETWAAQTLTPYIEHVIASFGWDRVVWGSDWPVCTLGGGLSTWVAATHAVISGSSEAERSKLLFANAQRLWSL; encoded by the coding sequence GTGCTCATCGACACTCATCTGCACATCATTGATCGCTCAGCACTTTCCTATCCCTGGCTCTCCGGCGTGCCGGCTCTTGATCACGATTTTCCCTATGAAACCTATGCAGTCGAGGCGCGGCGCTGCGGCATTACGACAGCGCTGCATATGGAGGTCGATGTCGATCCCGCCATCATGCAGGCCGAAACTGACCACGTTGCATCGATCGCCAAAAGGCAAGGCAGCCTGATTGCCGGGGCGATTGTTTCCTGCCGTCCCGAGGAGGTAGGTTTTGCCGCCTACCTCGAGCGTCAGAAGGCCGATCCCTTTGTCAAGGGTTTCCGCCGCGTGCTTCATGTCGTGCCCGATACAGTTTCGGAAGGCGCCCTTTTCCGCGAAAATATTCGGCGCATCGGCGGCAGCGGCCTGACCTTTGACCTCTGCACATTGCCGCATCAGGCTGGTCGCGTCGTCGCTCTTGTTGATCTCGCGCCCGACGTGCAGTTCGTTCTCGACCATTGCGGCGTTCCCGATATCCGCTCCGATGCCTTCCAGCCGTGGAAAGCCGGCATATCGGAGATTGCTCGCCGGCCGAACGTGATCTGCAAGGTTTCCGGCGTCGTTGCCTATGCCGATGCCGAGACATGGGCAGCACAGACCCTGACGCCCTATATCGAACATGTGATCGCAAGCTTCGGCTGGGACCGTGTCGTCTGGGGCAGCGACTGGCCGGTCTGTACGCTCGGCGGCGGCCTCTCCACCTGGGTTGCCGCCACCCATGCCGTCATCTCCGGCAGCAGCGAGGCGGAGCGCTCCAAACTGCTCTTCGCCAATGCGCAGCGCCTTTGGTCATTGTAA
- a CDS encoding TfuA-like protein yields the protein MKVLFVGPSLGGGLAAARNMFPCIDFRPPAARGDILKAVEDGATAIGLVDGYFGDLPSVWHKEILYALEHDVAVAGGASMGALRAAECAPFGMVGLGSIFKDYESGRLLDDEAVALVHAPQALGWLPLSVPWVDFEPTIEALYANGDITSAERKKLLLSGRFLHFSERTYARVVDECHFRKPRRDHLLAALRKSRVERKRDDARLVLEWLRRDEFAPVNRDWRFAATSHWELLHAEVTRNVTPVTLE from the coding sequence ATGAAGGTTCTGTTCGTCGGTCCGAGCCTTGGTGGCGGTCTTGCCGCAGCGAGAAACATGTTTCCCTGCATCGATTTCCGTCCGCCCGCCGCCCGCGGCGACATCCTGAAGGCGGTGGAGGATGGCGCCACCGCGATCGGTCTCGTCGACGGCTATTTCGGCGATCTGCCTTCGGTCTGGCACAAGGAAATTCTCTATGCGCTCGAACATGATGTCGCCGTAGCCGGCGGCGCCAGCATGGGCGCATTGCGGGCTGCAGAATGCGCTCCGTTCGGCATGGTTGGCCTCGGTTCAATCTTCAAAGATTACGAGTCAGGACGGCTGCTGGACGACGAGGCGGTCGCGCTGGTGCACGCGCCGCAGGCGCTTGGCTGGCTGCCGCTTTCCGTACCCTGGGTCGATTTTGAGCCAACGATCGAGGCGCTTTATGCCAACGGCGATATTACCTCGGCCGAGCGCAAGAAGCTGCTGCTCTCCGGCCGCTTCCTGCACTTCTCCGAGCGAACCTATGCGCGCGTGGTCGACGAGTGCCATTTCCGCAAACCGCGCCGCGACCATCTCCTCGCCGCCCTCCGCAAGAGCCGGGTCGAACGCAAGCGAGACGACGCGCGGCTGGTGCTGGAATGGCTGCGCCGCGACGAATTCGCGCCCGTCAACCGTGACTGGCGCTTTGCCGCGACCTCGCACTGGGAACTTTTGCACGCCGAAGTCACACGTAATGTGACTCCTGTAACGCTTGAATAA